One window of Quercus robur chromosome 5, dhQueRobu3.1, whole genome shotgun sequence genomic DNA carries:
- the LOC126728119 gene encoding uncharacterized protein LOC126728119 — protein sequence MSQQDELVEALNAETNKIRVSGKSLKLKASEKAVEELYNTGLVGKLLANRSINKNRVKAITLKAWRTSRGVQIVDLRENIFLFKFACEGDKRRIMELGPWNIEGFPLILKQWNQNMVVEDLDFSSLPIWIQVHNLSIEYMSKENAVGIGSLVGEVVDVDFTGDGEVCMCKFLRVKVEVKVDDLLRSGFYLDRSPHPDLWIQFKYERVAEFCYKCGRLGHLKARCLKVSHIYAQIPSKEPYGFGHWMKAESTGRKTSRWVEFMAEESSAK from the coding sequence ATGTCTCAGCAAGATGAGTTGGTGGAAGCACTCAATGCTGAAACCAACAAGATAAGAGTCTCGGGTAAATCATTGAAGTTGAAAGCAAGTGAAAAAGCGGTGGAAGAATTATATAATACTGGGCTAGTGGGTAAGCTATTGGCAAATAGGAGTATCAACAAAAATAGAGTGAAAGCTATCACCTTAAAGGCATGGAGAACATCAAGAGGGGTCCAGATAGTGGATCTTAGAGAAAATATATTCCTATTTAAATTTGCTTGTGAAGGTGACAAAAGAAGAATTATGGAACTAGGGCCATGGAATATTGAGGGCTTCCCTCTCATTTTAAAGCAATGGAATCAAAACATGGTGGTGGAAGATCTAGACTTCTCAAGCCTACCGATTTGGATTCAGGTACATAATCTATCCATTGAATACATGTCTAAAGAAAATGCAGTGGGGATTGGGTCACTGGTAGGAGAAGTGGTAGATGTTGATTTCACAGGAGATGGAGAAGTTTGTATGTGCAAATTCCTAAGAGTCAAAGTGGAAGTTAAGGTTGATGACCTTCTCAGGAGTGGGTTTTATCTTGACAGAAGCCCTCATCCGGACCTGTGGATTCAATTTAAATATGAGAGAGTGGCTGAATTTTGCTATAAATGTGGTAGGTTGGGGCATTTAAAGGCTAGATGCTTGAAAGTTAGTCACATATATGCCCAAATTCCATCAAAAGAGCCATATGGATTCGGGCACTGGATGAAGGCAGAGTCTACAGGGAGAAAAACATCAAGGTGGGTTGAATTCATGGCTGAAGAAAGTAGTGCAAAGTAG